The Jiangella alba genome includes the window GAACTGGTCGAAGTCGCGCCCGGCGAACCCTTTGTCGGCGAGGATGACCTGCCCGGACGCGACGAGGTGGTGGTCGTGGTCGAGGAGCGCTCGGGCGGCGTCGCGTTCGCCGATCTTGGGGTTGGCCAGGCCCCAGATGATCGGCATGCCCTCGGCGGTGGTGACCAGGTAGAGCCGGAATCCCCAGAAGTACCGCGAGTGACTGGCGCAGTAGCCGTAACCGGCGTGCCCGGCCAGGTCCGAGCGCTTCACCGTCTCCCGCGACGCCGCGCACGGCAGCGGGGTGGAATCCAGCAGCCGCAGATCGTCGTGCCAGGACGGCGTGTCCCGGGCCAGTTCGGTGATGACCGCGGCGAGCAGCCCTCCCAAGGACCGGAGTCGTTTGCCGTATCCGGACTGGCCGGGCAGGTAGGGGAACAGTCCGCCCAGCCGGGCGCGCGCGAACCGGACCCACCGCCGTTCCGACGCCACGCCGAGCAGCTGCTGCGCCACCGCCAGGGTGATCAGTTCACCGTCGGACAGCCCCGGCTTGCGGCCCGGCCGGTGATCACGCGACCACCCCAACACCGGGAAGACACGATCCTCGACATGGACATAGAGTGCGGTCAGGAGGGCGTCAAGATCATTGCTCACACACTGATCCTCGACGCCCTCCACCCATGTCTATCGACAGCGACACACCCACAAGATCAATAGGACTCACTCATCTAGGTGATGTCTCCGGAACCGCGGCGGGGCGCCGGACGTCTGATCATCGTGAGGCTGAACGGGGTGCTGACGGCTGCCGTGGCGGCGACGGTCCTGCTGCTGACGGCGTGTGGCGACGACGTGCCCGCCACGGGCGGCGACGACCCGACGGCGACGTCCACGTCGTCCGGCGAGCCCAGCGTCACGCCGTCGGTGCCCACCGACGAGCCGACGCCGCCCGACGACCTGCCCACCGACGTCCCGACGACGTCGCCGACCGACCCGGGCACCACGCCGCTGCCGTCGGAGACCCC containing:
- a CDS encoding IS982 family transposase — encoded protein: MSNDLDALLTALYVHVEDRVFPVLGWSRDHRPGRKPGLSDGELITLAVAQQLLGVASERRWVRFARARLGGLFPYLPGQSGYGKRLRSLGGLLAAVITELARDTPSWHDDLRLLDSTPLPCAASRETVKRSDLAGHAGYGYCASHSRYFWGFRLYLVTTAEGMPIIWGLANPKIGERDAARALLDHDHHLVASGQVILADKGFAGRDFDQFVTSLGAHLIRPDRKDEPTRRGKLARVRQWIEAVFDTLKGQLTLEEHGARTLNGVHARIAARLLALATAIWHNWHTGTQAKRSLIAYDH